In Arcobacter ellisii, a genomic segment contains:
- the mnmG gene encoding tRNA uridine-5-carboxymethylaminomethyl(34) synthesis enzyme MnmG, with protein MDYDVIVVGGGHAGIEASLASARMGKKTLLITMLVEQIGAASCNPAVGGLAKGHLVRELDAIGGEMGLCTDYAGIQFRILNASKGAAVQGSRAQIDMDKYRTYMRKVCHNTPNLEVYQDEVTALLVKNENEVYGVKTKLTEQFTAKKVILTTGTFMRGLVHIGENKYEAGRAWELPSTTLSLQLKELGLRVGRLKTGTPSRIDANSIDFSVMDMHGGDVNPSPFSFRTDKSKFSPTQYPCYITYTNLKTHETISSNFYRAPLFTGQIEGLGPRYCPSIEDKVNRFSERDRHQLFLEPQTEMCTEYYINGLSTSLPIDVQKEMIHSIKGLENAKIIRYGYAIEYDYVDPTELKHTLETKKVKNLYHAGQINATTGYEEAASQGLMAGINAALAIDEKEPFILRRDEAYLGVLIDDLVTKGTNEPYRMFTSRAEYRLLLREENADLRLSQYGHEFGLIDDDTMAKVENKRKVLADAIEFMANEWVTSKKETLELLESIGEEKINDKVLLVDLIGRNSIDIAKLDKLVPSLSSLDDYLKEQIIIEAKYYRYIQKQQKQIEKMKKMLKTTIPNEFSYKGLPGLSNEVIEKLEKHRPPTLFNASLISGITPAALDIIHLNLNLFCHKH; from the coding sequence ATGGATTATGATGTAATCGTTGTTGGTGGAGGGCATGCTGGAATTGAAGCCTCACTAGCAAGTGCAAGAATGGGTAAAAAAACTCTACTAATTACTATGTTAGTAGAACAAATAGGAGCTGCTAGTTGTAACCCTGCAGTTGGAGGTTTAGCAAAAGGGCATTTAGTAAGAGAGCTTGATGCTATTGGTGGAGAGATGGGTCTTTGTACTGATTATGCAGGTATTCAATTTAGAATATTAAATGCTAGCAAAGGTGCAGCCGTTCAAGGAAGTCGAGCTCAAATTGATATGGATAAATACAGAACTTATATGAGAAAAGTTTGTCATAATACTCCAAATCTAGAAGTTTATCAAGATGAAGTAACTGCTCTTTTAGTAAAAAATGAAAATGAAGTTTATGGTGTAAAAACAAAACTAACAGAACAATTTACAGCTAAAAAAGTTATTTTAACAACTGGTACATTTATGAGAGGGTTAGTTCATATTGGTGAAAATAAATATGAAGCTGGTCGAGCATGGGAGTTACCTTCAACTACTCTATCTTTACAATTAAAAGAGTTAGGATTAAGAGTTGGAAGATTAAAAACAGGAACACCATCAAGAATTGATGCAAATTCAATTGATTTTTCAGTTATGGACATGCATGGTGGAGATGTAAATCCATCACCATTTTCATTTAGAACTGACAAATCAAAATTTTCACCAACTCAATATCCTTGTTACATAACATATACAAATCTAAAAACACATGAAACTATTTCATCAAATTTCTATAGAGCACCTTTATTTACTGGTCAAATTGAAGGATTAGGACCTAGATACTGCCCAAGTATTGAAGACAAAGTAAATAGATTTAGTGAGCGAGATAGACATCAACTATTTTTAGAACCTCAAACAGAAATGTGTACAGAATATTATATAAATGGTTTATCTACTTCTTTACCTATAGATGTACAAAAAGAGATGATTCATTCTATCAAAGGTTTAGAAAATGCAAAAATCATCAGATATGGTTACGCAATTGAGTATGATTATGTTGACCCAACTGAATTAAAACATACTTTAGAAACTAAAAAAGTAAAAAATCTATACCATGCTGGACAAATCAATGCTACAACAGGATATGAAGAAGCAGCAAGCCAAGGTCTAATGGCAGGAATTAATGCAGCACTTGCAATTGATGAAAAAGAACCATTTATTTTAAGACGAGACGAAGCATATTTAGGTGTTTTAATAGATGATTTAGTTACAAAAGGAACTAATGAACCATATAGAATGTTTACTTCACGTGCTGAATATAGACTTCTTTTAAGAGAAGAAAATGCTGATTTAAGATTAAGCCAATATGGTCATGAATTTGGTTTAATAGATGATGATACAATGGCAAAAGTTGAAAATAAAAGAAAAGTTTTAGCTGATGCAATTGAATTTATGGCAAATGAGTGGGTTACTTCAAAAAAAGAGACTTTAGAACTACTTGAATCTATTGGCGAAGAAAAAATCAATGATAAAGTTTTACTTGTAGATTTAATTGGAAGAAATAGTATTGATATTGCGAAACTTGATAAATTAGTTCCTTCTTTATCATCACTTGATGATTATTTAAAAGAGCAAATAATCATTGAAGCAAAATATTATAGATATATTCAAAAACAACAAAAACAAATTGAAAAAATGAAAAAAATGTTAAAAACTACAATTCCAAATGAATTTAGTTATAAAGGATTACCAGGTCTTTCAAATGAAGTAATTGAAAAGCTAGAAAAGCACAGACCACCTACACTTTTTAATGCAAGTCTAATTTCTGGAATTACACCAGCTGCTTTAGATATTATTCACTTAAACTTAAATTTATTTTGTCACAAACACTAA
- a CDS encoding HNH endonuclease encodes MIPFRKKKPLRRDNVPIVSTYKQHISFLMEDFNNKCGYCDDSYTWRTMWYEIDHFIPQKKFPHRDPTEYKNLVFACRSCNNSKRAKWPTLNESLSHDGIQGFIDPCDEEYDKQFERKKDGSIKFKTNLGKWMFHNLKLHRPQHQIIWLIEQLDQNISELESLSVSISDEQVRAKIQDNLNKLLLSYRKYTKRLGEI; translated from the coding sequence ATGATTCCTTTTAGAAAAAAGAAACCATTAAGAAGAGATAATGTTCCCATAGTTTCGACATATAAGCAGCATATTTCATTTTTAATGGAAGATTTTAATAATAAATGTGGATATTGTGATGATTCCTATACTTGGCGAACAATGTGGTATGAAATAGACCATTTTATTCCTCAAAAAAAATTCCCACATAGAGATCCAACGGAATATAAAAATTTAGTTTTTGCTTGTCGTTCTTGTAATAATTCAAAAAGAGCTAAATGGCCAACCTTAAATGAAAGTTTATCCCATGATGGAATTCAAGGTTTTATTGATCCTTGTGATGAAGAATATGATAAACAATTTGAGCGAAAAAAAGATGGTTCTATTAAATTTAAAACAAATTTAGGGAAATGGATGTTTCATAATTTAAAATTACATAGGCCTCAACATCAAATCATTTGGCTTATTGAACAATTAGATCAAAATATAAGTGAATTAGAATCTTTGTCAGTTAGTATTTCCGATGAACAAGTAAGAGCTAAAATTCAAGATAATTTAAATAAACTTTTATTGTCATATAGAAAGTATACAAAAAGACTTGGAGAGATATAA
- a CDS encoding ATP-binding protein, whose amino-acid sequence MPSLSFTVSARTAKLIGQENFANAQGAIIELVKNSYDADATFCIIIFDNDILYMIDNGSGMTLDVIKNEWMTIGTNLKQKDHTSTEGRVKTGAKGIGRFALDRLGTNSTVYTYSKKTNKPLIWKVQWNNFNKENIVINDVKARIREIGSDNTLKVTVNRMFHNKPELISFFNNINDEELVNGTILKIENLKDIWDFNELENLYKSLEVLMPPQELSTEFDINLFSTKFLQDFGNVKNPNIEGYDYKLKVEYSPTQGDSLRVTLIRNELNKEKVLTDYSEIFNDEVMKRAGITKEKFIQEEDIYSINFSELKTFKNVEKRLAKEIGEFSFVFYFFKITQGEENESSLVKYPYKDFISAERKEFLKKFGGIKIFRDNFRVRPYGENGDDWLNLGHRQASNTWGVGQKLGGYKVKPTQVLGVINISRLTNIKFEDKSGREGIQENNTFELFKNSIIDIISIFETDRNIIMHSLYNLDKSRKSDINAMASATNAAKRVLRNKTSTITEKEYNHIDIQDKETLAKAALAYELKVKEQDSEIRMLRNLASVGLIISSFAHEVHNLRMRIVPRHRHLKRSLHNLISDDVISKLNKYDNPFFMIDSYEQDDIKLKHWLDYSLNTLQKDKRKRTNINLVNYFNSFISNWSRALTQRGITIKLTKEETLSFELKSFEVDLDVIFNNLLSNSINALKQIKTKNKEINIELIKEDSDIIIIFRDNGIGLGKEYSNNPDKIFNALETSRTDKNGNLIGTGLGLYLVKITVSEYKGSAVKILETKDSGFALFFKFKCFN is encoded by the coding sequence ATGCCTTCATTATCTTTTACTGTTTCTGCTAGAACAGCAAAGCTTATTGGTCAAGAAAACTTTGCAAATGCTCAAGGTGCTATAATAGAACTCGTTAAAAACTCTTATGATGCTGATGCTACTTTTTGTATTATTATATTTGATAATGATATACTTTATATGATTGATAATGGTTCTGGAATGACACTTGATGTTATAAAAAATGAATGGATGACTATTGGAACAAATTTAAAGCAAAAAGACCATACTAGCACTGAAGGAAGAGTCAAAACAGGAGCAAAGGGCATAGGGCGTTTTGCTTTGGATAGATTAGGTACAAATAGTACAGTATATACTTATTCAAAAAAAACAAATAAACCATTAATTTGGAAAGTTCAATGGAATAACTTTAATAAAGAAAATATTGTAATTAATGATGTAAAAGCACGAATACGTGAAATTGGCTCAGATAATACTTTAAAGGTAACAGTCAATAGAATGTTTCATAATAAACCTGAGTTAATTAGCTTTTTTAATAATATTAATGATGAAGAATTAGTTAATGGAACAATATTAAAAATTGAGAATCTAAAAGATATATGGGATTTTAATGAATTAGAAAATCTTTATAAAAGTTTAGAAGTACTCATGCCTCCTCAAGAATTATCAACAGAATTTGATATAAATTTATTTTCTACAAAATTTTTACAAGATTTTGGTAATGTTAAGAATCCAAATATTGAGGGATATGATTACAAATTAAAGGTTGAATATTCTCCTACTCAAGGAGATAGTTTAAGAGTTACATTAATTAGAAATGAATTAAATAAAGAAAAGGTATTAACAGACTATTCTGAGATTTTTAATGATGAAGTTATGAAAAGAGCTGGCATAACAAAAGAAAAATTCATACAAGAAGAAGATATATATTCAATAAATTTTAGTGAATTAAAAACTTTTAAAAATGTTGAAAAAAGATTAGCTAAAGAAATTGGTGAGTTTTCATTTGTATTTTACTTTTTTAAGATAACACAAGGGGAAGAAAATGAATCCTCTCTAGTTAAATATCCTTATAAAGATTTTATATCAGCTGAAAGAAAAGAATTTTTAAAGAAGTTTGGCGGTATAAAAATTTTTAGAGATAATTTTCGTGTTAGACCATATGGTGAGAATGGTGATGATTGGTTAAATTTAGGGCATAGACAAGCAAGTAATACTTGGGGGGTTGGACAAAAATTAGGTGGATATAAAGTCAAACCAACACAGGTTTTAGGAGTAATTAATATTTCAAGATTAACTAATATTAAATTTGAAGATAAATCGGGCCGAGAAGGAATACAAGAAAACAATACATTTGAATTATTTAAGAATTCTATCATCGATATTATAAGTATTTTTGAAACAGATAGAAATATAATTATGCACAGTTTATATAACTTAGATAAATCACGTAAATCAGATATAAATGCAATGGCTTCGGCAACAAATGCTGCTAAAAGAGTATTAAGAAATAAAACTTCTACTATTACAGAAAAAGAATATAATCATATTGATATTCAAGACAAAGAAACATTAGCAAAAGCTGCTTTAGCATATGAATTAAAAGTAAAAGAACAAGATAGTGAAATACGTATGTTAAGAAACTTAGCAAGTGTAGGTTTAATTATATCTTCTTTTGCTCACGAAGTACATAATTTGAGAATGAGAATAGTCCCTAGACATAGACATTTAAAAAGGTCATTACATAACTTAATTTCAGATGATGTTATAAGTAAATTAAATAAATATGATAATCCTTTTTTTATGATAGATAGTTATGAACAAGATGATATTAAACTTAAACATTGGCTTGATTATTCATTGAATACTCTTCAAAAAGATAAAAGGAAGAGAACAAATATTAATCTTGTTAACTATTTTAACTCTTTTATTTCAAATTGGTCAAGAGCATTAACTCAAAGAGGTATAACTATAAAATTAACTAAAGAAGAAACTTTATCTTTTGAATTAAAGTCATTTGAGGTAGATTTAGATGTTATATTTAATAATTTACTTTCAAACTCTATTAATGCATTAAAACAAATAAAAACTAAAAATAAAGAAATAAATATAGAATTAATAAAAGAGGATAGTGATATTATTATAATATTTAGAGATAATGGTATTGGATTAGGGAAAGAGTATTCTAATAATCCTGATAAAATTTTTAATGCTTTGGAAACCTCAAGAACTGATAAAAATGGTAATTTAATTGGTACAGGATTAGGACTTTACCTAGTGAAAATAACTGTAAGTGAATATAAAGGCTCAGCTGTAAAAATATTGGAAACTAAAGATAGTGGTTTTGCATTATTTTTTAAATTCAAATGTTTTAATTAG
- a CDS encoding Eco57I restriction-modification methylase domain-containing protein has translation MDIIEIIENNRIQATKDVEISKQKLYEQYFTPSDIANYMSNLFSNFEKENISILDAGAGVGNLGAICSLKYLNSGKNSFVSLTSIEWDKNLLEYLKGNIQEIQNKYINFHASIYNEDFYFIAQKLLTEGISFDRIIINPPYSLISKTNNEQLEILKKLDVSTPNTYSNFIELCYRLLSDKGELVAIVPRSFCNGTRFTKFRKKMLKNVKIEFIHLFESRKEVFKEYGVFQEVVIIKLTKKKIKKTKICISDKLNDNCCEKFNFDQITFKNDPYSFIHIPSKTDDLEIVNKISKLSSSLNELGLSISTGKVVEYREEYLTEEDYIENARILYQRHVRSDEIDLSVYNPSKPFLKQNEITKKKMIPKGNYIIIKRMSYKENKKRINTGILKKEHFDRTHMTVENHLNYIHKDSCGLDENLIYGLNAYLNLEIVDKYVRRFSGHTQINASDICSLPMPNIEVLKKVGEKIMNKKNNDYSIEELFFNK, from the coding sequence ATGGATATTATTGAAATTATTGAAAATAATAGAATACAAGCTACAAAAGATGTAGAAATTTCTAAGCAAAAGTTATATGAACAGTATTTCACACCTAGTGACATAGCAAATTATATGAGTAACTTATTTTCTAATTTCGAGAAAGAAAATATATCAATTTTAGATGCGGGTGCGGGTGTTGGTAATTTAGGTGCTATCTGTTCATTAAAATATTTAAATTCAGGGAAAAATTCTTTTGTAAGTTTAACTTCTATTGAATGGGATAAAAATCTTCTTGAATATTTAAAAGGAAATATTCAAGAAATTCAAAATAAATATATAAATTTTCACGCTTCAATTTATAATGAAGATTTTTACTTCATAGCTCAAAAATTATTAACAGAAGGGATTTCTTTTGATAGAATTATCATTAATCCTCCATATAGTCTTATTTCAAAAACGAATAATGAACAATTAGAAATACTAAAAAAATTAGATGTTTCTACTCCTAATACATATAGTAATTTTATTGAATTATGTTATAGACTACTTTCTGATAAAGGTGAGTTAGTAGCTATTGTTCCAAGAAGTTTTTGTAATGGAACAAGATTTACTAAATTTAGAAAAAAGATGTTGAAAAATGTAAAAATTGAGTTTATTCATTTGTTTGAATCTAGAAAAGAAGTTTTTAAAGAATATGGAGTTTTTCAAGAAGTAGTCATAATTAAATTAACTAAGAAAAAAATAAAAAAAACAAAAATATGTATATCTGATAAATTAAATGATAATTGCTGCGAAAAATTTAATTTTGATCAGATTACTTTTAAAAATGATCCATATAGTTTTATTCATATACCATCAAAAACTGATGATTTAGAAATAGTAAATAAGATTTCAAAGTTATCATCTAGTTTAAATGAATTAGGGCTTTCAATTTCAACAGGAAAGGTTGTAGAGTATAGAGAAGAATATTTAACTGAAGAAGATTACATTGAAAATGCAAGAATTCTTTATCAACGACATGTAAGAAGTGATGAAATTGATTTAAGTGTATATAATCCAAGTAAACCCTTTTTAAAACAAAATGAGATAACAAAGAAAAAAATGATTCCTAAAGGAAATTATATAATTATCAAACGTATGAGTTATAAAGAAAATAAAAAGAGAATAAATACTGGTATTCTAAAGAAAGAACACTTTGATAGAACTCATATGACAGTAGAAAACCATTTAAATTATATACATAAGGATAGTTGTGGATTGGATGAGAATTTAATTTATGGACTCAATGCTTACTTAAATTTAGAAATTGTTGATAAATATGTTCGTAGATTTAGTGGACATACACAAATTAATGCTTCTGATATTTGTAGCTTGCCAATGCCAAATATTGAAGTATTAAAAAAAGTTGGAGAAAAAATAATGAATAAAAAAAATAATGATTATTCTATAGAAGAATTATTTTTTAATAAATAA
- a CDS encoding TniQ family protein, whose protein sequence is MAKKKRNNAWVQDYFFLIIPQPLEDELLSSWLTRVAIEHRRQLPIFLTLFVKKEGNQVSRRDLDFIFDEKFLENLASKSNLKIEDIFKMSLRSEEGYLFSCNECLYPPLQIRKLTDKRTHNGLMYCPKCLSEDKIPYFRKKWRYEFYNACPKHKVFLTDRCWRCYEKINFAKIKHFKEICICHKCEKDFRENLVIKINSNFEYGLKAISWFEKGLNDGYFIIDDEKINSLYVFESFTALRSIVDKKNELNLVDFPLIEEYKIICEKLEKYNSKKALSIQKEFLLTSLVFYLFEEFPNNLLKFVSNNKLTHRDFIHGFKDITFWYKEIIDKHIPMENKIGREINESEVLGAIKYLESIGVRVNIINVAEIVGCHASIHKGFIHIYKRIINS, encoded by the coding sequence ATGGCAAAGAAAAAAAGAAATAATGCTTGGGTTCAAGACTATTTCTTTTTAATAATTCCACAACCTTTAGAAGATGAACTTTTAAGTTCTTGGCTTACTAGAGTTGCTATTGAACACAGAAGACAGCTTCCAATTTTTTTAACTCTTTTTGTAAAAAAAGAAGGAAATCAAGTTTCAAGAAGGGATTTAGATTTTATATTTGATGAAAAGTTTTTAGAAAATTTAGCCAGTAAAAGTAATCTAAAAATAGAAGATATTTTTAAAATGTCTTTACGAAGTGAAGAGGGATACTTATTCTCTTGTAATGAGTGTTTGTATCCACCCTTGCAAATTAGAAAATTAACTGATAAAAGAACACATAATGGTTTGATGTATTGTCCAAAATGTTTATCTGAAGATAAAATTCCATATTTTAGAAAAAAATGGAGATATGAATTTTATAATGCCTGTCCTAAACATAAAGTTTTTTTGACTGATAGATGTTGGAGATGTTATGAAAAAATCAATTTTGCAAAAATAAAACATTTTAAAGAAATATGTATATGTCATAAGTGTGAGAAAGATTTTAGAGAAAATCTTGTTATAAAAATAAATTCAAATTTTGAATATGGATTAAAAGCAATTAGTTGGTTTGAAAAAGGTCTGAATGATGGATATTTTATTATTGATGATGAAAAAATAAATTCACTTTATGTGTTTGAAAGTTTCACAGCTTTGAGAAGTATAGTTGATAAAAAAAATGAATTAAATTTAGTAGACTTTCCTTTAATTGAAGAGTACAAAATTATTTGTGAAAAACTTGAAAAATATAATTCAAAAAAAGCCTTATCTATTCAGAAAGAGTTCTTATTAACTTCTTTAGTTTTTTATCTTTTTGAAGAATTCCCAAATAATTTATTGAAATTTGTTAGTAACAATAAATTAACACATAGAGATTTTATTCATGGATTTAAAGATATAACTTTTTGGTATAAAGAAATCATTGATAAGCATATTCCAATGGAAAATAAAATAGGTAGAGAAATAAATGAAAGTGAAGTTTTAGGAGCTATAAAATATTTAGAAAGTATAGGTGTACGAGTAAATATTATAAATGTTGCTGAAATTGTTGGTTGTCATGCGAGTATTCATAAGGGATTTATACATATTTATAAAAGAATTATTAATAGTTAA
- a CDS encoding TniB family NTP-binding protein produces the protein MNERNLIPEAFEYLSKSDEERIIYCKKDHWIGYGSAAKLVEILEDKFLDPPQMRHEGLLIYGDSNNGKTAILKRMYELHKTKLDYVTKDGEAIYEIPIIYFQAPTIPDESRLYSLILDELCVPQNRIEKVAIKANLAKHFLNKLGTRMILIDEIHSSLRGNLNKQRTFIDDLKQLSNSLSLTIVLAGTREAYSALSIGNETSTRFPALELPRWNNDRKFRSFVATYEKCLPLKKASNMADNTELLNALFYQSEGLIGKTVNLLKKAAIKAIKSKREYITVDDIEYLPKL, from the coding sequence ATGAATGAAAGAAATTTAATACCTGAAGCTTTTGAATATTTAAGTAAAAGTGATGAAGAAAGAATTATATATTGTAAAAAAGACCATTGGATTGGATATGGTTCAGCTGCAAAATTAGTAGAGATTTTAGAAGATAAATTTTTAGACCCACCTCAAATGAGACATGAAGGGCTACTTATTTATGGAGATTCAAATAATGGAAAAACAGCTATTCTAAAAAGAATGTATGAGCTACATAAAACAAAACTTGATTATGTCACAAAAGATGGTGAAGCAATTTATGAAATACCTATAATATATTTTCAAGCACCAACTATTCCAGATGAAAGTAGATTGTATAGTCTTATTTTAGATGAGTTATGTGTACCTCAAAATAGAATAGAAAAAGTTGCTATTAAAGCAAATCTTGCAAAACATTTTTTGAATAAACTTGGTACGAGAATGATTTTAATTGATGAAATACATAGTTCATTAAGAGGAAATCTAAATAAACAAAGAACTTTTATAGATGATTTAAAACAGTTAAGCAATAGTTTATCTCTAACAATTGTTTTAGCAGGTACAAGAGAAGCATATTCTGCTTTATCAATAGGAAATGAAACAAGTACAAGATTTCCAGCACTTGAACTTCCTAGATGGAATAATGATAGAAAATTTAGGTCATTTGTGGCAACTTATGAAAAATGTTTACCTCTCAAAAAAGCTTCAAACATGGCTGATAATACTGAATTATTAAATGCTTTATTTTATCAATCTGAAGGGCTGATTGGTAAGACTGTAAATTTATTAAAAAAAGCAGCTATAAAAGCAATTAAATCTAAAAGAGAATATATCACAGTTGATGATATAGAGTATTTACCAAAGTTGTAA
- a CDS encoding Mu transposase C-terminal domain-containing protein → MGVIKFNINSKIFYEDNEYIIKSYPSADKVLLKQTISPYEEIIVKVNDLIKNSKNSNEPEKSQVEYGDKALDKAKEKYEIIKPLLEMENRTAKDVEKRAKKFKKSMATLYRWIETFEKYGTVSSLAGNRENCGGKGKSRFPQETEEIINTIINEVYLDEQQLPFSNIYNVIVNECKKFNVQIPKKGAIRNRLNNINPKLIAKHRKNLSVRETRGMPGKFPEVKLPLDIIQIDHTKVDVILVDEETREEIGRPFITVAIDMYSRMIYGFYISLNAPSYFSVGQCFLNAVLPKDDFLNQHGVKGEWPVYGLPRKIHMDNGKDFRSISLHSFCSEFAIEDIYRPVARPEFGGAVERVIGTFMKKTHQLPGSTFSNIFERGKYKSGKKAAVTVSELEKWYVDFIVNVYHKTVHSSLGMTPEEKFYQGLLGVGDEKEIPFLPIVPADTIKFRMSLLPKIKRSVQKNGITIDYITYFSETLRKYIIPTQYKKLKPDLINEVECRRDPRDISKIYVYDEDIKDYIIVPYADIRRPAMDLTELRRSISEAKKAITGRELEPHDIFEAHERLNQYILDAKKETKSVRRQKSTKKHQEKTMEYESKVLDVTPKSESKLNLEKQFNEDDDSDYEIYPIG, encoded by the coding sequence ATGGGAGTAATTAAATTTAATATAAACTCAAAAATATTTTATGAAGATAATGAATATATTATAAAAAGTTATCCTTCTGCTGATAAAGTTTTATTAAAACAGACTATTAGTCCCTATGAAGAAATAATTGTAAAAGTAAATGATTTAATAAAAAATTCTAAAAATTCAAATGAACCTGAAAAATCACAAGTAGAATATGGAGATAAAGCTCTAGATAAAGCAAAAGAAAAGTACGAAATAATTAAACCTTTACTTGAAATGGAGAATAGAACAGCTAAAGATGTAGAAAAACGAGCTAAAAAATTTAAAAAAAGTATGGCAACTCTTTATAGATGGATTGAAACTTTTGAGAAATATGGAACAGTTAGTTCCCTAGCTGGAAATAGAGAAAATTGTGGAGGTAAAGGAAAATCTAGATTTCCTCAAGAAACAGAGGAAATTATAAATACAATAATTAATGAAGTATATTTAGATGAGCAGCAATTACCATTTTCAAATATTTACAATGTCATTGTTAATGAATGTAAAAAATTTAATGTTCAAATTCCTAAAAAAGGAGCTATAAGAAATCGGCTTAATAACATTAATCCTAAATTAATTGCAAAACATAGAAAAAATCTTAGTGTAAGAGAAACCAGAGGAATGCCTGGAAAATTCCCTGAAGTAAAATTGCCTTTAGATATTATACAAATAGATCATACTAAAGTTGATGTAATTTTAGTTGATGAAGAAACAAGAGAAGAAATAGGAAGACCATTTATTACTGTTGCTATTGATATGTATAGTAGAATGATTTATGGATTTTACATTTCGTTAAATGCTCCAAGCTATTTTAGTGTAGGTCAATGTTTTTTAAATGCAGTATTACCAAAGGATGATTTCTTGAATCAACATGGTGTAAAAGGAGAATGGCCAGTTTATGGGCTTCCACGTAAAATCCATATGGATAATGGAAAAGACTTTAGGTCGATAAGTTTACATAGCTTTTGTAGTGAATTTGCTATTGAGGATATCTATCGTCCAGTTGCAAGGCCTGAATTTGGTGGTGCAGTCGAGCGTGTTATCGGTACTTTTATGAAAAAAACACATCAATTACCAGGAAGTACTTTTTCAAATATATTTGAAAGAGGGAAATATAAGTCTGGTAAAAAAGCAGCTGTAACAGTTTCTGAATTAGAGAAGTGGTATGTTGATTTTATAGTAAATGTATATCATAAAACCGTACATAGTTCTTTGGGAATGACACCTGAAGAAAAATTTTATCAAGGTTTACTTGGAGTTGGAGATGAAAAAGAAATACCATTTTTACCAATAGTACCTGCTGATACTATAAAATTTAGAATGTCATTACTACCAAAAATAAAAAGAAGTGTTCAAAAAAATGGGATAACTATTGATTACATTACTTATTTTTCCGAAACTCTTAGAAAATATATAATTCCAACTCAATATAAAAAATTAAAACCTGATTTAATAAATGAAGTAGAGTGTAGAAGAGATCCAAGAGATATTAGTAAAATCTATGTTTATGATGAAGATATTAAAGATTATATAATAGTACCATATGCAGATATAAGAAGACCAGCTATGGATTTAACAGAACTAAGAAGATCTATAAGTGAAGCAAAAAAAGCTATTACAGGAAGGGAACTTGAACCTCATGATATTTTTGAAGCACATGAAAGATTAAATCAATATATTTTAGATGCTAAAAAAGAAACTAAGTCTGTTAGAAGACAAAAAAGTACAAAAAAACATCAAGAGAAAACAATGGAATATGAATCAAAAGTATTAGATGTCACTCCTAAATCTGAATCTAAATTAAATTTAGAAAAACAATTTAATGAAGACGATGATAGTGATTATGAAATCTATCCAATAGGCTAA